One stretch of Estrella lausannensis DNA includes these proteins:
- the rnhC gene encoding ribonuclease HIII codes for MEEPKKSPVFVAKIDLALGGKIESDLTERGFSITRPAYTVFSARKERLSVTLYQSGKLTVQGKDSQELIEFYLEPEILGTFAHTSKEAYVDTSPRIGVDESGKGDFFGPLVVAAVYGDESTIPKLLEIGCKDSKALKDANILQLAKKIRATVHHDVIRISPAKYNELYAKFGNLNTLLAWGHAQAISNLAQRTGCKRAIIDQFASEHVVKNALMKKQKDIDLTQRHKGEEDVVVAAASILAREGFLLGMMGLEKSYGMPFPKGASSKTIAAANDFARRFGKVRLTETAKTHFKTYFEIQDNH; via the coding sequence ATGGAAGAACCCAAAAAAAGCCCGGTCTTTGTGGCCAAGATAGATCTCGCCCTGGGTGGCAAAATCGAAAGCGACTTGACCGAGAGAGGGTTTTCTATCACACGGCCCGCATACACCGTTTTTTCCGCCCGCAAAGAGCGCCTCTCGGTCACTCTCTACCAGAGCGGCAAACTAACAGTACAGGGCAAAGACAGTCAGGAGCTGATCGAGTTCTACCTGGAGCCTGAGATCCTCGGAACCTTCGCTCACACAAGCAAAGAGGCCTATGTGGACACCTCTCCGAGAATCGGAGTCGATGAATCCGGGAAAGGAGATTTTTTTGGCCCCCTCGTCGTTGCGGCAGTTTATGGCGATGAATCGACTATTCCCAAACTTCTTGAAATAGGCTGCAAAGACTCGAAGGCGCTGAAGGATGCCAATATCCTGCAGCTGGCTAAAAAAATCAGGGCAACTGTCCATCACGACGTGATCCGCATATCGCCGGCCAAATACAACGAACTGTACGCAAAATTCGGCAATTTAAACACGCTCCTCGCCTGGGGCCATGCACAAGCTATCTCAAATCTGGCCCAACGAACAGGTTGCAAAAGAGCGATCATCGACCAGTTTGCGAGCGAGCATGTCGTAAAAAATGCCCTCATGAAAAAGCAGAAAGATATCGACCTGACACAGAGACATAAAGGCGAAGAGGATGTAGTCGTAGCGGCCGCTTCCATTCTGGCAAGAGAGGGATTCCTCCTTGGGATGATGGGCCTTGAAAAAAGTTATGGCATGCCGTTTCCAAAAGGAGCTTCATCCAAGACAATCGCCGCGGCCAACGATTTTGCTCGCCGCTTCGGCAAAGTGCGACTTACAGAGACTGCGAAGACACACTTTAAAACTTATTTTGAAATCCAAGATAACCATTGA
- a CDS encoding helix-turn-helix domain-containing protein → MDEQLLELGEQFKQKRKERNLTLKEAENATSIRVTYLQAIENGDLSKLISPIYAEGFVKQYASYLGLDGETIVRENMEVLRRAISQDFAYGIGTLEVRENPGAKVKWLPNAFWIAGFLALLLFSWWLAKYLEVL, encoded by the coding sequence ATGGACGAGCAGCTTCTTGAGCTGGGCGAGCAATTCAAACAAAAGCGGAAAGAGAGAAATTTGACTTTGAAGGAAGCTGAGAATGCGACTTCAATCCGCGTAACCTATCTTCAGGCTATTGAGAATGGGGATCTCAGCAAGCTCATCTCACCCATCTACGCTGAAGGTTTTGTCAAGCAATATGCTTCATACCTGGGTCTTGACGGTGAGACGATCGTCCGGGAGAATATGGAAGTTTTAAGGCGGGCTATCTCGCAGGATTTTGCTTATGGCATTGGAACCCTGGAAGTGAGGGAAAATCCCGGTGCCAAGGTAAAATGGCTTCCCAACGCCTTCTGGATCGCAGGTTTTTTGGCGCTGTTGCTCTTTTCTTGGTGGCTTGCCAAATATCTTGAGGTCCTTTAA
- a CDS encoding DUF368 domain-containing protein produces the protein MDKPAKPRSLIALFASGFLMGLADLIPGISGGTVAFILGIWEELILSIKNVSGAALAFVMRKKGHESAGVKSLLFLGPVLLGIGLAILLFTKAVDQLLNNPVERVYLYSAFFGLIIASCVLCLSKISSWSRPRYMLFFISAAAAFYLTNAKPGEVSGQPLYTLPLDKSLATSATQPLNNYDRGLHRLTGVDETTLAAMKAKGIISSDQTVIDETTGTVLTLRDISLKKEGSALNFWVIFCGAAAISAMLLPGISGSFLLVVLGMYPTVIGNVADFINALQNGHLDWGSCLFLLQFALGILLGAACFSKVIGALFERYHDNGMALVAGFVAGSLGVVWPFWSYGYVLDPIKIEKGARLIAVEPIIPGFQEMAHCRFVIQRCLCDRIRR, from the coding sequence ATGGATAAGCCTGCAAAGCCCAGAAGTCTAATCGCTCTGTTTGCGAGCGGCTTTTTGATGGGGCTTGCCGATCTGATACCAGGCATATCGGGAGGTACTGTCGCCTTCATTTTAGGAATCTGGGAGGAGCTGATCCTTTCGATTAAAAATGTGTCTGGCGCAGCTTTGGCGTTTGTAATGCGGAAGAAGGGGCACGAGAGCGCCGGTGTGAAATCCCTTCTTTTCCTCGGACCAGTTCTCCTGGGGATCGGGCTTGCCATATTGCTCTTCACAAAAGCTGTCGATCAACTGCTCAACAATCCGGTGGAGAGGGTGTATCTCTACAGCGCCTTTTTTGGACTGATCATCGCCTCTTGCGTTCTGTGCCTAAGCAAAATCAGCAGCTGGTCCCGGCCACGGTACATGCTCTTTTTTATATCGGCCGCTGCCGCCTTTTACCTGACGAATGCCAAACCGGGAGAAGTATCCGGTCAACCCCTCTACACCTTGCCTCTCGATAAATCCTTGGCCACATCTGCAACTCAACCTCTGAACAACTACGATAGAGGTCTCCATCGCCTGACGGGGGTGGATGAGACGACGCTTGCCGCCATGAAGGCAAAAGGAATTATCAGTAGTGATCAGACGGTTATAGATGAGACGACCGGCACTGTGCTTACTTTACGAGATATTTCCCTCAAAAAAGAGGGGAGTGCGCTTAATTTTTGGGTCATATTCTGCGGCGCCGCCGCCATTTCGGCAATGCTTCTGCCCGGTATTTCCGGCAGTTTTTTGCTGGTTGTGCTGGGGATGTATCCGACCGTGATCGGTAACGTTGCCGACTTTATCAATGCCCTGCAGAACGGACACCTTGACTGGGGCAGTTGTTTGTTTCTTCTCCAGTTTGCCTTAGGGATATTGCTGGGTGCTGCTTGCTTTTCCAAGGTGATCGGAGCTCTTTTTGAGAGATATCACGACAATGGGATGGCGTTGGTGGCAGGTTTTGTCGCCGGTTCGTTAGGTGTTGTGTGGCCTTTTTGGTCCTATGGATATGTGCTGGATCCCATCAAAATTGAGAAAGGAGCGCGTCTTATTGCTGTCGAGCCCATTATTCCCGGGTTCCAGGAGATGGCTCACTGCCGCTTTGTCATTCAGCGCTGTCTTTGTGATAGAATACGTCGCTAA
- the truA gene encoding tRNA pseudouridine(38-40) synthase TruA produces MANVKLVIAYDGSNLFGWQKTITGPSVEEELEKALQTILRHPLSLQAASRTDRGVHARGQVVNFFTESPLNLSKLVYSLNCILPNDIRVMSGEIAPDKFHPTLDVVAKEYHYYISRTQVELPFKRLYSWHCPFIKSVEAMREAAPLFVGKKDFSGFSNACKGGDEKDAVKNLMEIRIEESKEEIAIAIRADHFLYKMARNIAGTLAYIGMGKLNASDIEEVFLSKDRTRAGITAPAKGLFLTRVFYEPVLKS; encoded by the coding sequence ATGGCTAATGTCAAACTTGTCATCGCCTATGATGGCAGCAACCTGTTCGGGTGGCAGAAAACCATAACCGGACCTAGCGTAGAAGAGGAGCTTGAAAAAGCGCTTCAAACTATATTGAGGCACCCCCTTAGCCTGCAAGCGGCATCAAGAACCGACAGGGGCGTTCACGCCCGAGGACAGGTTGTCAATTTCTTCACAGAATCCCCTCTCAACTTATCGAAGCTAGTCTACAGCTTGAACTGCATACTGCCGAACGATATCCGCGTTATGAGTGGCGAGATAGCACCTGACAAATTCCATCCCACACTGGATGTCGTGGCCAAAGAGTATCACTACTACATCTCCCGGACACAAGTCGAGCTGCCTTTCAAAAGACTCTACTCCTGGCATTGTCCTTTCATAAAATCTGTAGAAGCGATGCGGGAAGCTGCCCCTCTTTTTGTCGGGAAAAAGGACTTCAGCGGGTTCTCCAACGCCTGCAAGGGTGGAGATGAAAAAGATGCAGTCAAAAACCTGATGGAAATCCGGATCGAAGAGTCGAAAGAGGAGATCGCAATCGCAATCAGAGCAGACCACTTCCTGTACAAAATGGCCCGCAATATCGCCGGAACCCTTGCATATATCGGAATGGGTAAGCTTAACGCCAGCGACATTGAGGAGGTTTTTCTTAGTAAAGACAGGACGAGAGCCGGCATTACTGCTCCGGCAAAAGGCCTCTTTCTAACCCGTGTATTCTATGAACCTGTCTTAAAATCTTAA
- the recN gene encoding DNA repair protein RecN has product MLLSLTIRDFVLIDKAEIAFTKGLNILTGETGSGKSAIMEALSLILGAKADAALVRKGQEKASIEALFELSPLDGAAALLNSMGIDSDDSVLHIKREISKEGKSRIWINREVATLASLKSLSPLLMEFVGQRAAKELFDVGNHLIILDSIGDLTPLRVTFQESFHALTEKRAELRQFTDSIDLARALFDKKAADLKEIEAVSPLEGEDDALFEEYSTLSNVEELKENLQGILDILINDESGVLSGLNAVRKKTEEYLRIDQKLKDPLEMTKEALANMKEVERTLSLRLSDLEINPERLYFLSERLKAIERLKKLYGPRLEDVLRRWKELKEELSSSFDADERIESLEQEIRSLTAHTDRLAQELSLARQNFAKIFAKKVTAAIRTLNMPSANFSVEMNIKPRSASGDDLIEFYLAPNLGENPVSVSKAASGGELSRVLLAIKLVESSTNTSIVFDEIDANIGGSTSAVIGKQLKELGERKQILLITHFPQLARFACRHLKISKKEEKGRTYTHIEALEADTREGELARMMGSCVL; this is encoded by the coding sequence ATGCTCCTTTCACTCACTATCCGCGATTTTGTCCTGATCGACAAAGCAGAAATTGCATTCACTAAGGGCTTAAATATTCTCACCGGAGAAACCGGCTCGGGAAAAAGCGCTATCATGGAGGCCCTGTCGTTGATATTGGGGGCTAAAGCCGATGCCGCTCTAGTCCGTAAAGGCCAGGAGAAAGCCTCCATCGAAGCGCTATTCGAGCTCTCCCCTCTCGATGGCGCAGCGGCATTACTCAACTCCATGGGTATCGATAGCGACGATTCTGTGCTGCACATCAAACGTGAAATTAGCAAAGAGGGTAAGAGCCGCATCTGGATCAACAGGGAGGTGGCAACGCTCGCTTCGCTAAAATCCCTTTCTCCCCTGCTGATGGAATTTGTCGGACAAAGGGCTGCAAAAGAGCTCTTCGACGTGGGCAACCACCTCATCATCCTAGATTCCATAGGAGATTTGACCCCTCTTCGCGTAACCTTTCAGGAAAGTTTTCATGCACTCACAGAAAAGAGGGCCGAACTCCGGCAGTTCACTGATTCGATCGATTTGGCAAGAGCCCTCTTCGACAAAAAGGCCGCCGACCTAAAAGAGATCGAAGCTGTTTCCCCGCTTGAAGGGGAAGATGACGCCCTTTTTGAGGAGTACTCCACTCTTTCCAATGTGGAGGAGCTTAAGGAAAACCTACAGGGAATCTTAGACATTCTTATCAATGATGAGAGCGGCGTGCTCAGCGGCTTAAATGCTGTCAGAAAGAAAACAGAAGAGTATCTCAGAATTGACCAGAAGCTGAAAGACCCGCTGGAAATGACGAAAGAAGCCCTAGCTAACATGAAAGAAGTTGAAAGGACTCTCAGCTTGAGGCTCTCCGACCTTGAGATCAACCCTGAAAGACTCTATTTCCTCTCTGAGCGTCTGAAAGCCATTGAGCGCCTTAAGAAGTTGTACGGACCGCGGCTTGAGGACGTGCTGAGAAGATGGAAAGAGTTAAAAGAAGAGCTCTCATCTTCCTTTGACGCCGATGAAAGGATAGAATCCTTAGAACAAGAGATCCGTTCGCTGACCGCCCACACGGATAGGCTTGCTCAAGAACTCTCCTTAGCTAGGCAGAATTTCGCCAAGATATTTGCAAAAAAGGTAACTGCAGCCATCCGTACACTTAATATGCCGAGTGCAAACTTCAGCGTCGAGATGAACATTAAGCCTAGGTCTGCCTCCGGGGACGACCTGATCGAGTTTTACTTAGCCCCCAACCTGGGCGAAAACCCTGTTTCCGTGTCTAAAGCGGCAAGCGGCGGAGAGCTCTCCCGTGTTCTGTTGGCCATCAAACTGGTTGAAAGCAGCACAAACACTTCTATCGTCTTCGACGAAATCGATGCCAACATCGGAGGAAGCACTTCCGCAGTGATCGGCAAGCAACTAAAAGAATTGGGAGAGAGGAAACAGATCCTTTTGATCACTCACTTCCCACAGCTTGCCCGTTTTGCCTGCCGCCACCTGAAAATTTCCAAGAAGGAAGAAAAGGGAAGAACCTACACTCACATCGAAGCTTTAGAAGCAGACACCCGCGAAGGAGAGCTGGCCCGCATGATGGGCAGCT